The Mytilus galloprovincialis chromosome 4, xbMytGall1.hap1.1, whole genome shotgun sequence genome contains a region encoding:
- the LOC143072629 gene encoding uncharacterized protein LOC143072629 — protein sequence MSKEKANQLKEEGNKCVKEGNYAEAVLHYTHAIGQDGRNHVLYSNRSLCFLKLHQYYYAMEDAKESIKLKSDWPKGFFRKGEVEFAVGNYTLAMMAYKQAELIDPTDQGIKVAMLKTTKEVIRVRKEERRQPWLYGGGGLLIGFIIVLADQFLTDKPSIQNIVLQILLIILFGGMGLLVLKTYRFVIESQQSSLLEEPVDLMKAMNGEDDLPETSSTETKETDKKPHRKGGVGSARQRYKMGKS from the exons GCTAATCAATTGAAGGAAGAAGGAAACAAATGTGTAAAAGAAGGCAATTATGCTGAAGCTGTCCTCCATTACACACATGCTATTGGCCAAGATGGCCGAAACCATGTTTTATACAGCAATAGATCACTATGCTTTCTCAAACTTCATCAGTATTATTATGCCATGGAAGATGCTAAAGAAAGTATTAAGCTGAAATCTGATTGGCCAAAG GGATTTTTCAGAAAAGGAGAAGTGGAATTTGCTGTTGGAAACTACACATTAGCTATGATGGCTTACAAG CAAGCTGAATTAATTGATCCTACAGACCAAGGAATTAAAGTTGCAATgttaaaaacaacaaaagaagTAATTAGAGTTAGAAAAG AGGAAAGACGTCAACCATGGTTGTATGGTGGAGGTGGACTACTAATAGGATTTATTATTGTACTGGCAGACCAGTTCCTCACAGATAAACCTTCAATAcaa aaCATAGTACTGCAGATTCTTTTAATTATACTATTTGGAGGAATGGGACTCCTTGTTTTAAAAACATACAG GTTTGTTATAGAAAGTCAGCAGAGTTCTCTTTTAGAAGAACCAGTAGATTTAATGAAAG CAATGAATGGGGAGGACGACTTACCAGAAACATCAAGTACAGAGACTAAAGAGACAGATAAAAAGCCTCACAGGAAAGGTGGAGTGGGGTCTGCACGACAGAGATATAAAATGGGAAAGAGCTGA